GTAGTATCAGTCAACCGCGCTGTCACACCGGAAATCGCCTTTGTGCGCGGGCAGGGCAGCCATGTTTGGGATGCAGACGGCAAAGAATACATCGACTATCACGCGGCATTCGCGCCATTTATTCTCGGACACAACGATCCGGATGTAAACGCGGCAGTGGCAAAAATACTCACCGCTGGCGCAACACTGATGGGATCGGGCACCAATCCCTGGGAAGGACATTGCGCCGCATTAATTGTAAAACACGTCCCGTCCGTCGAAAAGGTCATGCTCACCAATACGGGATCGGAAGCCACCTATCACGCCATTCGAATCGCACGGGCGCACACGGGGCGCAATGGCGTCATCGTAATACAGGGAGGATACAACGGCTGGCACAACGACGTAGCGTTGAATGTCATGACGCCAATAGACGCAATCGGACCGCGGGTCTCACCGGGAGAATACAAAAAAGTACCGCTCTCTGCCGGCGTGCCCAATAACGCGTTAGACGATGTACATGTAGTAAATTTTAACGACCTCAACTCCGTGCGCTGGGCAATGGATCAGTACGATATTGCCGCACTGATTCTCGAGCCAATTTTGCAAAATATCGGCATCGTACACCCACAAGCGGGCTATTTACAGGAACTGCGCGATTTGTGCGATGCGCGAGGGGTTGTGCTAATATTCGACGAAGTAAAAACGGGATTTCGCCACGCAATGGGAGGCTATCAAAGCATATGTGGCCTCATGCCGGACCTGTCCGTATTTGGCAAAGCAATAGCCAATGGCTATCCCATTGGCGCGATTGGCGGACGGGCATCGCTCATGGATTATTTTGTCCACAAAGAGCCCGCAAAGCGCGTGTTAATCGCCGGAACTTACAACGCCCATCCCATATCATGCGCGGGCGCCATTTCCACAATGGAAAAACTCGCATCGGCAGATTTTAAACAACTTTACGCAATGGGCGAACAGTTAGAGACGGAATTGACCACATTATTCAAAGAATCCGGAATAGAAGTGTTCATTTCCCGACAGGGATCGGCTTTTTGCGTTTATTTTATGGACCACGCGCCCGTTGATTGGCACGATATTGCCGAACACCACGATTTCGCGCTTGACGAACAGTATCGTCGCGCATTGATTGAAAAGGGCATCTATCACTTTCCACTGGCAACCAAGCAAGGCAGTATTTCGTTTGCACATTCACGATCAGATATAGATGAAACGCTCTCAAAAACGCGAGACGTTCTTCAATTACTTTGAGGAGGAGTATATGGAAAGTCCAGCAAAAAAGGCAATTGTCATAGGGATGGATGGGGCGAGCATGGAAATTGTAAAAAACCTGGCCGACTGGGGGCACATGCCCAATATCGCAAAGCTCATGGAACGCGGGGCCTGGCGCCCCATGATTGGCGTATTTCCCACCCTCACGCCGCCGGGATGGACAGCTATAGCCACGGGATCGTGGCCCGGCAATCACGAAGTAATGGATTTTAACATCCGCGCCCTGGGCAAACGACTGGACCAGACCGTCTGGGGCATCAATACGGAACTATCCAAATCCGAATACATCTGGAATACTTATGAGCGTGCGGGTAAAATGCCGATTCTGGTCAAATGGGAAATGTCGTGGCCGCCCACAGTAACGACCGGGATCCAGGTAGAAGGCACGGGACCCGGTGTATCCAATCACCATCAGGTCGCGGGCTATCACTTATTTGTAGGAGGCAAGTGGGCACCTCGACGACTGGTCGTACAGCGCGACCCCGAAACACTGGACCCGAGCGCCCTGCAAACCGTATCGGAATTTGACCCCGTCACCCTCAAAGCGGCAGATGGATGGACAGCACTGCCCGACTCCGAAAAGCCACCGCTCGAAGTCGAAATGGTGATCACACCCTTGGCGCGCGGACGCGCGCCCATGAACCGGGGAAAGAAAGGCACGCCCAAACCATTTTACGGTTTGATCTATGCGACAACCGCAAAGGGATACGATCGCATATCCGTCTGTAGCACGCGAGACGGAGATTCAAAAGTGTGTGACCTCGGCGTGGGCGAATGGAGCGATTGGTGGCTCGACACATTTGAAATAGACGGCGAACAGGTAAGCGGCTACGTACAGATGAAATTGATCGCACTGACCGAAAATGCCGATATGTTCGAGCTATTCGTACCGCAAATCTGGCCGCCTGACGACTATACCAAACCGGCGTCAATCGCGCGGGAAATAGACGAAAACGTCGGTAATTTCTTGCAAAACCCCGGCCGCGATGCCCTGGGCGTAATTGACGATGACACGTATTTTGAATTGCTGGAGTTCCACCACCAGCGACTGGCCGATGTGGCGCAATACCTGACGGAATCTCGCTCGTGGGATCTACTGATGATTGAAACGCACGCTTCGGATTATACGAGCCACTTCTTCCTCGGACAGGCCGATCCCACCAGCGGTGCCGAGCAATCGGTTCTCGAGCGGTCGCGCGAAGGCGTCTTCCGCACCTATCAGTCAATTGATCGCATGATCGGGCGCATCGTTGACGATATTGCCGACGACGATACCGTCGTCGCAGTGGTAGCCGATCACGGCGGCACATCCAATCAATTCCCCGCAGTCAACATCCGCAAAGTCCTCACAGAAACGGGATTTGTGAAATACCACGAAAATGGACAAATCGACTGGAGCAAAACGCGCGCATGCGACGTGGGATTGGTCCATATCTTCATCAATCTGGAAGGACGCGAACCCGACGGGATTGTTTCCCAGGACGATTACGAAACCGTGCGCCGAGAGCTAATCGCCGCGCTGATGGAATACAAAGACGAAGCCACCGGACGCCACCCCTTCGCGCTAGCTCTGAGCCGCGAAAATGCCGAAATGGTCAACTTGTGGAGCGACCTGGTCGGCGATGTGGTCTATGCACTGCATCCCGAATTTGACGGTGCTCACGGCAAGCAATTGCCCTCGGTGAGCTTTGGCATGGCCGGGCAGCATTCGACATTTGTGATTGCAGGCGCGGGGATTAAGCAGACCGGCATGCTCACAAAACAAGTGCGCTCAATCGATGTCGCCCCCACAATCTGTTATCTCACCGGAGTACCCATGCCGATGCAGGTCGAAGGCGGCGTGGTCTATGAAGCCCTCGAAGATCCCGATTGGCATATAAAATAATATGGCAGAAGCATCGACATATCGGGCAACTGAGGTACAAAGCGGACGCGCCGTAACACCCCGGGCCATTTTTGTAGCCATCGTAATCATCGTCGCAACCGTCTTGTGGGACGAGTGGATGGCCTACTACATGAGCGGCTCCAATATCAGCCGCAGCCATTTTCCACTGGCACTGCTCTTTCCATTCTTATCGCTGGCCGTATTGAACATCATCGCGCGCCGTGCCCTGCCCTCTCTCGTTCTCACCCCACCGGAATTGCGCGTAGTTCTGGGGATGGGACTCGTCGCCGCAATCGTCCCTTATGACGGCGTTACCGGGCACCTCATCGGTGTCTTAGCCGGGGTGTACTATTTTGCCACGCCAGAAAATGGATGGAATTTTTATCTCCATCACAATATCCCAACCTGGCTGGCACCGCAAAATGATACGGGTGCGATGAACTGGTTTTACGAAGGCACGCCCGCAGGCCATGTCCCCGCACTCGGCGCCTGGATAACCCCGCTTTTCTGGTGGACCTGCTTCCTCGGCGCAGTCGCATTTGCCGTCTTTTGTGTGGTCGTCATGTTGCGCCGCCAGTGGGTAGATCACGAACGCCTGACCTATCCCATCGTAGAAGTGGGCACCCTATTGACCGAGACCCAACAAGGGGGCAGGCTATCCCGGACTTTTTCGTCGCCGCTGTTCTGGATCGCATTTGGACTCGTGATGCTGCTAAAAGTCTGGAACATCGGGTCGTACTTCACACCTATTTTTCCGCACATTCCGTTTGAAGGCGGGCAATTTCGATTCTACCCCGACTTTCCTTTTTTAATACGCAGGGTCAGTTTTTATGCCATTGGCTTCGGTTATTTTGCGCGATTGGACGTGCTGTTCAGCGTTTGGGTATGGGTGCTTTTATCTGGCTTTGAGGTCCTTTTATTCAACAAATTTGGGTACACACCCGGCGCGGCAGACCGCCAGTGGCAAAGTCCCGCCCTGGGCTGGCAAAGTGGTGGCGCACTCATTTTTCTCGCAATCTGGAGCCTATGGATGGGCCGCGCACACCTCACAGATGTCTGGCGAAAAGCCGTGCAACCAGATTGCGAAGTCGATGACAGCGGCGAATTGCTATCGTATCGCACGGCTGTAATCGGACTGATCGTCTCCCTGTTATTTGTCGCTACCTGGTTATACGCCGCGGGCCTGGCACTATTTGTCATTCTCACATTTTTGCCAATTGCCCTGTTGACATTTTTGGGACTCTCTCGCGTAGTTGCAGAACTCGGCCTCGTGTACGTGTATTATCAGGTACAGCCGTTTGACGCAGTATTGCAAATTTGGGGCACGCCAACAATCAACGGGCAAAGTGTCACAATCCTATCGTTTATGCGGATATTTAACAGCGCTGGCAAAGGCTATGTCATGCCCGCCATGACACAATCCGTCAAAGCCGTAGATCGCGTGGTAAAACCCAGACAAATTGCCCTGATGATCGGGATATCACTCATCCTGGGTTATATGGTTTCCGTCGCCAACACACTGTACCTGGGATACGCTTATGGCGCGTACAACCTGGGCAACATGGGACTCAAAAACGCCGCGCCGGGCGCATTTAACAAAGCGATCAACTCCATTCGCAATCCCATTCCAATGGGTGGCAAAGGCGGGTTGGCAATATGGGCTTTAATCGGTGCGGCAGCTATGGCCGCATTCACAATGGCCCGCTATTGGCTCCCCTGGTGGCCCCTGCACCCCATTGGCCTGGCCATACAGGGCAACTACGGCGTCACAAAGGTCTTCTTTTCAATTGTGATCGTCTGGGCAATCAAATCGCTGCTGATGAGAATAGGCGGCGTGGATCTCTACGAACGCGGCAAGCCCTTTTTTATCGGATTGATCGTCGCCCAGGCCGTGAGCACGGCTCTGGTCTTTGCCATCGATTGGGTGTGGTTCCCCGCACGCGGGCACAATGTACACAATTACTAAAAAGGAAACCCAATGATCGGAGTAGCAATTCAAGGCGCGGGAAATGTATCCACCGAACATATCAAAGCATACGAGAATAACCCCCATACCCGGGTCGTAGCCATTGGCAGTCGCACAATGGAAAGCGCGCAAAAAAAGGCCATCGCCTGCGGTATGGATTGTGAACTATTCGACTCTTACGACCGCATGCTCGCCCATCCCGGCGTGGATCTGGTATCGATTTGCACACCCCCTGATTTACACGCAGCAGAAACCATCGCAGCAGCCGAAGCTGGCAAACACATCCTGATCGAAAAACCCGTAGCCCTGAACCCCGACGAACTACACGCCATGGATGCAGCGGTTCAAAAAGCCGGGGTAAAAACCGTCGTAAGCTTTGTCCTGCGGTGGAACCCGATGGTCCTATCCATCAAACAAGTCATTGAAAAGGGATGGATCGGACAGCCACTTCTCGTACAGGCCGACTACTGGCACGGGCCAACCCATCAGCGCCCCAAAAAATTTGAAAAACCCGGATGGAATCCCATGACTGCCGGGGCTATTGTACACGGAGGCTGTCACGCAATGGATGCTGCGCGATATGTGCTGGATAATGACCCCATCGTTCAAGTATCCGGAGTATCCGCCCGCAATTCCAGTCATCCCGAAACATATCTCGCAACAACCGCAGCCGCGGTTCAGTTTGAGCGCGGCACCGCGGGAAAAATTTCCGGATCGACCGAATTTTTCATGCCCTATGTATTCAATCTGGAAGTGTTTGGCGACGAAGGCATAATCCGCAACAATCGGTTTTATACAAAACAAATCCCAGGACAACGCGACCTATCTGAAATACCAACCGTATTGCCAGACAGCGGCGCTGTATCACACCATCCCTTCCAGGAAATGATCGACCACTTCATCGACTGTATCACAACCGACGTGGAATCCCACGATAATCTATCCGTAGCGGTCAATACCCATCTGGCCTGCTTCGCCGCTGAAGCATCCGCACGGGATCGGGGTACGCCAGTTCATCTATAGAAGGAAAGCGACATGACATCCGACCAAACGCTCAAAATAGGACTCGTCGGCTGTGGAGGACTGGGATCGCGACACGCCGCCAACGTAGAGAGTATAGCAGGTGCAGAACTCGTGGCAGTTTGCGACCATCAACGGGCTTCGGCAGAGGCTCTATCTGACAAACTCGCGTCCCAACCAGCTGTTTACGACAATCACCGAACCATGCTATCGGCGCAATCTCCAGACGTCGTACTGGTAGTAACACCCAATTTTGTACACAGCCCCATTACAGTCGATGCCGCCACAGCAGGCGCGCATGTCTTCTGCGAAAAACCCATGGCACTCACAATTGAAGATTGCGACGCGATGATTGAAGCTGCTGATAACGCGGGTGTTTTTTTAATGATCGGATATGTGCGGCGATTTCAAAATGCCTACCGCGAAATGAAACGATTAATCGATAAAGGACAAATTGGCGAGGTGCGCATGGCGCATACCGTACGTTTGGGCACAGGCGCACCTGGGGGCGTAGCGGGATGGCAATTGGATAAGGAGAGATACGGCGGGCTTTTTTCAATGCACAGCCACGAACTGGATCAACTCACCTGGATGGCCGGCGATGTGCGCGCTGTTCAGGCTGTGATGAGATACGACGATGCGTCACATAACACCGTAGAGGAAAGTATCTTTATCAATTTGGAATTCAGTTCAGGCGCAATCGGGTCTTTGAGCAGCAGCCGAATTTATCCAGGTGGAAGCTATGAACTGGGCGTAGCTGGCACCGAAGGCTCAGTGAAAATTACCAGCGGAACAGGCGCGCAACTCACACTCAACCGGGTAGGCGAAAAACCCGAACACATGACTTATGAGAGGAACAATGGCCTGCTGGAAGAAATGACCTATTTTTTAAAGTGTATCCGCACAGGCGAACAACCACAGTCCAACGGCCACGACGGCAGACGCACCATTGCGATTTCCCTCGCCGCCCATGAATCTGCGCGCACAGGTGAAAAAGTAAAAGTACAGGGATATAGTTGACGGAGGCCTCAATGGCAAAATTTGAACAAGTACAGGCATTGACATTTGACCTATTTGGCACGATTTTGGATCTGGGTGGCAGCTTGACGCCATTTATCGACGAAATGCTTCGAGAAAAAGGATCCGACACCACAGCAGAACAGTTCTGGCAGCAATGGCGCTATCGTCAACGCCTGGAGCAATTTCAGGACACAATCATGATGCTCGGGCACGGAGGCTACCTGGAGACAGTGCGGCGTGCATTTGTATATGTGCTCGCCCTGAATAAAATTGAAATGTCAAAAGAGGAAGTACAGACATTCTTTGCATGCTGGCAGGAATTATCGCCCTTTCCAGAAGTCAGAGCAGGGCTGGAGAAATTGACCACGCGTTACAAACTCGTCGGACTATCCAACGGCGACCCCGCCTTTCTCGATCACCTGGCGAAAAACCGAATCCAGTGGGATTTCGACGCCGTCATCTCCGTAACGACAATGGGCGCATTCAAGCCACATCCCGCCGTGTATCGCCGCGCCGCGCAAATCCTGGGACTGGAAGTAGGCGAATGCATGATGGTATCGGCCAACTCGTTTGATGTGGTAGGCGCCCGCGCCTGCGGTATGCGAGGTGCATACGTAAACCGCTATAACCTGCCCTACGAAGACTCCCCGTATCGCACAGATGTAACCGTCGCCGATTTTACAGAATTGGCCGAAGCAATCGCATAAAAGGCCCAATATGGATAAAGACCTCAAAATCACCCTCGGCGTCGAAGAAGAATTCTTTCTCGTTGCCCCCAACACCCGCGACCTCGTTGCCGATCCCGACCCGGGCATCCTCGCCGTTTGCGAAAAGAACAGCGGACCGCACAAAGTAGTGACGGAATTTCTGCGCTCCCAAATAGAGACCAACACCCGCGTCTGCACATCAATAGCCGAAGTCCGCACAGCACTGATAGAGACCCGTCGGATAGTCATTGATGCCGCTGTAAAATACGGTGCCGCATTGATGGCTGCCTCCACCCATCCCTTCGCGTCGTGGTCAGCACAGACGCCCACACCACAAAAGCGCTATGAGGAATTTGAAGTCACGTACCAGGAATCCGTGCGGCGATTGCTCATCGGAGGCATGCATATCCACGCCAGCTTCGGGAACCCAGATGAACGCATCCGCGTCATGACCGCACTTCGCCGGTACCTGCCCCTGCTCCACGCGCTATCCACCTCGTCGCCGTTCAGCGGCGGAAACCTCACCGGCTTCAAGTCCTATCGCCTGAACCTCTTCAGTGCCCTCCCGCGCACCGGCCTTCCCGGGGCCCTGTATTCTCAAGCAGAATACGAGCAACTCGTAGAAGACTACCAGCGCCTGAACTTTATCGGAGACGGCAGTGAACTCTGGTGGGACATCCGCCCCGGCAACGCTTATCCAACAGTAGAAATACGCATCTGCGACACCTGTTCGCACATCGAAGACGCAGTATGCATAGTCGCACTCTACGCATCTCTCATCCGCATGCTGCTGCGGCAGGCGCGGGCAGGCACCCTGCCTCCTGAGCCACGCACCGAAATCATCGCCGAAAATCGCTGGCTTGCACAGCGCTACGGGGTATTTGCGTTCCTGGGTGATACGCGAGACGGAGGGCGCATGGACATCGACGACTACGCACACGGACTAATTGAACAATTGACCGACGACGCCCGAGCACTCGACTGCGAAGACGAATTACACCGCGTATCCGAAATCATCCGCGACGGCAGCAGCGCGGACCGACAGGTTGACCATTTTCGCATCTGCCGCCTGGAGGGTGCCACTGAAATAGAGGCATTGCGCGCCGTCGTCGATCTGCTCATTGCCGAAACCCGAGAGGGAATTGATAAAGTCTGAGATAGAGGACCCCATGGAAAAAAATAAACCAAATGTATTATTCATTCTCGCAGACGACCTGGGCTGGCGCGATACGTCGTTATACGGCAGCGCATTTTGCAAAACTCCAAATATCGACGCCCTTGCCGAGCGCGGCATGATGTTCACCAATGCGTACGCGGCCAATCCCCTGTGTTCGCCTACTCGCGCGAGCATCATAACGGGATTGTGGCCCGCGCGCGTTGGTATTACAACACCGGGATGCCATCTGGACCGCATTGTACTCGATTCCTCTTTAAACGAAAAAGGACCACCGCATAACAAAGCTCTGATCGCGCAAAGCGTCACCCGCTTAAGCACAGAATACCAGACCCTATCCTCGGTATTTCGCGATGCCGGATACAAAACCGCGCACATTGGGAAATGGCACCTGGGTGCAGAGCCTTATAGCCCGTTTGAACACGGATTCGACATCGACATCCCGCACACACCTGCCCCCAGCCCATTGGCCGATGGCTGGTTTGCGCCGTGGAAAGTCTATCCCAACAAGGGCGAACCGGGCGAACACCTGGAAGATCGCATGGCACTGGAAGCCATTGAATTTATTCGCCAAAACAAAGACACACCTTTTTATCTCCAATTCTGGCAATTTTCCGTACATTCCCCCTGGCACGCCAAACAGGATGTAATAGAAAAATACGCGCAAAAAGTCGATATTGAAGACCCCCAGCACAATCCCGTTTACGCAGCCATGGTTGAAACAATGGACGACGCAGTAGGGCAATTAATGGGAACACTTGAAGAAGAGGGAATTTTA
This is a stretch of genomic DNA from Gemmatimonadota bacterium. It encodes these proteins:
- a CDS encoding carboxylate-amine ligase encodes the protein MDKDLKITLGVEEEFFLVAPNTRDLVADPDPGILAVCEKNSGPHKVVTEFLRSQIETNTRVCTSIAEVRTALIETRRIVIDAAVKYGAALMAASTHPFASWSAQTPTPQKRYEEFEVTYQESVRRLLIGGMHIHASFGNPDERIRVMTALRRYLPLLHALSTSSPFSGGNLTGFKSYRLNLFSALPRTGLPGALYSQAEYEQLVEDYQRLNFIGDGSELWWDIRPGNAYPTVEIRICDTCSHIEDAVCIVALYASLIRMLLRQARAGTLPPEPRTEIIAENRWLAQRYGVFAFLGDTRDGGRMDIDDYAHGLIEQLTDDARALDCEDELHRVSEIIRDGSSADRQVDHFRICRLEGATEIEALRAVVDLLIAETREGIDKV
- a CDS encoding sulfatase, whose protein sequence is MEKNKPNVLFILADDLGWRDTSLYGSAFCKTPNIDALAERGMMFTNAYAANPLCSPTRASIITGLWPARVGITTPGCHLDRIVLDSSLNEKGPPHNKALIAQSVTRLSTEYQTLSSVFRDAGYKTAHIGKWHLGAEPYSPFEHGFDIDIPHTPAPSPLADGWFAPWKVYPNKGEPGEHLEDRMALEAIEFIRQNKDTPFYLQFWQFSVHSPWHAKQDVIEKYAQKVDIEDPQHNPVYAAMVETMDDAVGQLMGTLEEEGILDNTIVIFFSDNGGVHWSAKEHVHPDYIDVPITSNAPLRGGKANIYEGGTREPLIIAWPGHIEAGSRNDQAIVQSIDFFPTLTELCGFDAPASVDGISFAPALRGEILDRDTIFCHFPHYTPAADGLPSTYVRKGDWKLIRFYCDNDDQTDRVELYNLVEDIGETNNLADEYPDLVCELDKLINQFLTDAGAVIPTPNPAYRQNG
- a CDS encoding Gfo/Idh/MocA family oxidoreductase; this encodes MIGVAIQGAGNVSTEHIKAYENNPHTRVVAIGSRTMESAQKKAIACGMDCELFDSYDRMLAHPGVDLVSICTPPDLHAAETIAAAEAGKHILIEKPVALNPDELHAMDAAVQKAGVKTVVSFVLRWNPMVLSIKQVIEKGWIGQPLLVQADYWHGPTHQRPKKFEKPGWNPMTAGAIVHGGCHAMDAARYVLDNDPIVQVSGVSARNSSHPETYLATTAAAVQFERGTAGKISGSTEFFMPYVFNLEVFGDEGIIRNNRFYTKQIPGQRDLSEIPTVLPDSGAVSHHPFQEMIDHFIDCITTDVESHDNLSVAVNTHLACFAAEASARDRGTPVHL
- a CDS encoding haloacid dehalogenase type II gives rise to the protein MAKFEQVQALTFDLFGTILDLGGSLTPFIDEMLREKGSDTTAEQFWQQWRYRQRLEQFQDTIMMLGHGGYLETVRRAFVYVLALNKIEMSKEEVQTFFACWQELSPFPEVRAGLEKLTTRYKLVGLSNGDPAFLDHLAKNRIQWDFDAVISVTTMGAFKPHPAVYRRAAQILGLEVGECMMVSANSFDVVGARACGMRGAYVNRYNLPYEDSPYRTDVTVADFTELAEAIA
- a CDS encoding aminotransferase class III-fold pyridoxal phosphate-dependent enzyme, whose translation is VVSVNRAVTPEIAFVRGQGSHVWDADGKEYIDYHAAFAPFILGHNDPDVNAAVAKILTAGATLMGSGTNPWEGHCAALIVKHVPSVEKVMLTNTGSEATYHAIRIARAHTGRNGVIVIQGGYNGWHNDVALNVMTPIDAIGPRVSPGEYKKVPLSAGVPNNALDDVHVVNFNDLNSVRWAMDQYDIAALILEPILQNIGIVHPQAGYLQELRDLCDARGVVLIFDEVKTGFRHAMGGYQSICGLMPDLSVFGKAIANGYPIGAIGGRASLMDYFVHKEPAKRVLIAGTYNAHPISCAGAISTMEKLASADFKQLYAMGEQLETELTTLFKESGIEVFISRQGSAFCVYFMDHAPVDWHDIAEHHDFALDEQYRRALIEKGIYHFPLATKQGSISFAHSRSDIDETLSKTRDVLQLL
- a CDS encoding Gfo/Idh/MocA family oxidoreductase yields the protein MTSDQTLKIGLVGCGGLGSRHAANVESIAGAELVAVCDHQRASAEALSDKLASQPAVYDNHRTMLSAQSPDVVLVVTPNFVHSPITVDAATAGAHVFCEKPMALTIEDCDAMIEAADNAGVFLMIGYVRRFQNAYREMKRLIDKGQIGEVRMAHTVRLGTGAPGGVAGWQLDKERYGGLFSMHSHELDQLTWMAGDVRAVQAVMRYDDASHNTVEESIFINLEFSSGAIGSLSSSRIYPGGSYELGVAGTEGSVKITSGTGAQLTLNRVGEKPEHMTYERNNGLLEEMTYFLKCIRTGEQPQSNGHDGRRTIAISLAAHESARTGEKVKVQGYS
- a CDS encoding alkaline phosphatase family protein, which gives rise to MESPAKKAIVIGMDGASMEIVKNLADWGHMPNIAKLMERGAWRPMIGVFPTLTPPGWTAIATGSWPGNHEVMDFNIRALGKRLDQTVWGINTELSKSEYIWNTYERAGKMPILVKWEMSWPPTVTTGIQVEGTGPGVSNHHQVAGYHLFVGGKWAPRRLVVQRDPETLDPSALQTVSEFDPVTLKAADGWTALPDSEKPPLEVEMVITPLARGRAPMNRGKKGTPKPFYGLIYATTAKGYDRISVCSTRDGDSKVCDLGVGEWSDWWLDTFEIDGEQVSGYVQMKLIALTENADMFELFVPQIWPPDDYTKPASIAREIDENVGNFLQNPGRDALGVIDDDTYFELLEFHHQRLADVAQYLTESRSWDLLMIETHASDYTSHFFLGQADPTSGAEQSVLERSREGVFRTYQSIDRMIGRIVDDIADDDTVVAVVADHGGTSNQFPAVNIRKVLTETGFVKYHENGQIDWSKTRACDVGLVHIFINLEGREPDGIVSQDDYETVRRELIAALMEYKDEATGRHPFALALSRENAEMVNLWSDLVGDVVYALHPEFDGAHGKQLPSVSFGMAGQHSTFVIAGAGIKQTGMLTKQVRSIDVAPTICYLTGVPMPMQVEGGVVYEALEDPDWHIK